From Candidatus Manganitrophus morganii, the proteins below share one genomic window:
- a CDS encoding DNA topoisomerase IV subunit A has translation MAKKKEHKTTPVEKKLIGVADTVIHAAERRQDPTLSIPVRSLSNVTFSEKKGMIEMGKKKQERSFFNVGMAKKFMQTVLVADALSELQRAGLTTSLREIYYRTKHTLKDSNENTFDNQDESDPVIEDLEASLEALREELHVRAESAGSVVGPLVLVDDGDTVNCTRLGKGGYSVPSIVEPEYLSIKKCTADFVLLVEKGTQWNRLSEDKFWRRYNCILLTGNGQPPRGIRRLTRRLHEEKGLPVYVLVDNDPWGYYIYSVVKQGSINLAFESQRMAIPKAKFIGLSSADPETYGLPRNVGIKLNEKDIARAKELLAYPWFQKPDWQKEIKRMLQSGLKYELDALANKDFQYLTKKYLPKKLKERDWLD, from the coding sequence ATGGCGAAGAAGAAAGAACACAAAACCACTCCGGTCGAAAAGAAGTTGATCGGCGTCGCCGACACCGTCATCCACGCCGCGGAGCGGCGGCAGGACCCCACATTATCGATACCGGTTCGATCTCTTTCCAACGTCACCTTCAGCGAGAAGAAGGGGATGATCGAGATGGGGAAGAAAAAACAGGAGCGCTCCTTCTTCAACGTCGGGATGGCAAAGAAGTTCATGCAGACGGTCCTGGTCGCCGACGCCCTCTCCGAGCTGCAGCGCGCCGGCCTCACCACCTCATTGAGGGAGATCTACTACCGGACCAAACATACCCTGAAAGACTCGAACGAAAATACCTTCGATAACCAGGATGAATCGGATCCGGTGATCGAAGATCTGGAGGCGTCGCTGGAAGCGTTACGCGAGGAGCTCCATGTCCGCGCCGAGAGCGCCGGGAGTGTGGTCGGGCCGCTGGTGTTGGTCGACGACGGCGACACGGTCAACTGCACGCGGCTGGGGAAAGGGGGCTACTCGGTCCCGTCGATCGTGGAGCCGGAGTATCTTTCAATCAAGAAATGCACCGCCGATTTCGTCCTGCTGGTCGAGAAGGGAACACAGTGGAACCGTCTCTCGGAGGACAAGTTCTGGCGCCGGTACAATTGCATCCTGCTGACCGGAAACGGCCAGCCTCCGCGCGGCATCCGCCGCCTCACCCGGCGGCTGCATGAAGAGAAAGGTCTTCCTGTCTACGTTCTCGTCGACAACGACCCTTGGGGCTATTACATCTACTCGGTCGTGAAGCAGGGCTCGATCAACCTGGCGTTTGAGAGCCAGCGGATGGCGATCCCGAAAGCGAAGTTCATCGGCCTCTCCAGCGCCGACCCCGAAACCTACGGCCTCCCGCGCAACGTCGGGATCAAGCTGAATGAGAAAGACATCGCCCGCGCGAAGGAGCTGCTCGCCTATCCCTGGTTTCAAAAACCCGATTGGCAGAAAGAAATTAAGCGGATGCTCCAGAGCGGTCTCAAATACGAGCTCGACGCGCTGGCCAACAAGGACTTTCAGTACCTGACGAAGAAGTACCTTCCGAAAAAGCTGAAAGAGAGAGACTGGCTCGACTAG
- a CDS encoding phosphatase PAP2 family protein, producing MPQPQPEQLPGSHLIRGFLITFLAGALFGIITEIVFASFFAKELDAAAFLRLQQIRSPILTGLMHFASWASHPLVLSLLALAIGAYLAYRRLFHLLRVELLIWIGGAALNLSLKLFFQRLRPDGATALISASGYSYPSGHALGSVLFFGGLAYLFSIGILPARSPVLRRGAAFLCFAMVILAGISRVYLGVHYLTDVLGGWMAGLFWLGLCINFAEVWRRRIIHHRRKTLIRKWGPTAREMQSVPRPPDTIVLINADANILSGRDNPEETLEALTQLFRAEGLPAALWVAPGDQIGAAAQLAVEQGAKTLVAAGGDGTISAVVQAVAGSRVRLGVLPLGTFNHFAKDLHIPTEMAEAVRTIARGTPFRIDVGEVNGRVFINNASIGFYSRVVEKRDEIREQLGYRKWRALLKAGLIVFRRFPLISVRVESRQETREFRTPLLFIGNNEYPITLLNLGQRTALDRRTLSIYAVRSESRFAFVLLSLRALLGRLHAAGDFHSFLGRSLWVETTKRRLKIALDGEVASMKPPLQFRIRAQAIEVMVPEAQDFTAAVGAEGKR from the coding sequence TTGCCGCAGCCTCAGCCGGAACAGCTCCCCGGAAGTCATCTGATCCGCGGTTTTCTGATCACCTTTTTGGCCGGCGCTCTTTTTGGGATCATCACCGAGATTGTTTTTGCGAGCTTCTTCGCAAAAGAGCTCGATGCCGCTGCGTTTCTTCGGCTCCAACAGATTCGATCCCCCATCCTGACCGGGCTGATGCATTTTGCCTCCTGGGCGAGTCACCCCTTGGTTTTGAGTCTGCTTGCGCTGGCAATCGGCGCCTACCTGGCCTACCGACGGCTTTTTCATCTTCTGCGCGTTGAGCTTCTGATCTGGATCGGCGGCGCGGCGCTGAATCTCTCTTTGAAGCTGTTTTTCCAGCGGCTCCGGCCGGACGGAGCCACCGCTTTGATTTCGGCCTCAGGCTACAGCTATCCCAGCGGCCATGCCCTCGGTTCCGTTCTTTTCTTCGGCGGATTGGCCTATCTTTTTTCGATCGGCATCTTGCCTGCGCGATCTCCCGTTTTGCGAAGAGGGGCCGCTTTCCTCTGTTTCGCGATGGTGATCCTGGCCGGAATCAGCCGGGTCTACCTTGGCGTTCATTACCTGACCGATGTTCTGGGCGGATGGATGGCGGGGCTCTTTTGGCTGGGGCTCTGCATCAACTTCGCTGAAGTCTGGAGAAGGCGGATCATTCATCATCGAAGGAAGACCCTGATCCGCAAATGGGGGCCGACCGCTCGGGAGATGCAGAGCGTCCCTCGTCCTCCGGATACGATTGTGCTGATCAATGCCGATGCCAACATCCTCTCCGGGCGGGACAATCCTGAAGAAACGCTGGAAGCCTTGACGCAGCTGTTCCGGGCGGAAGGTCTGCCGGCGGCGCTTTGGGTGGCCCCCGGAGATCAAATCGGCGCCGCGGCGCAGCTGGCCGTTGAACAAGGGGCGAAGACCCTGGTGGCGGCGGGGGGGGATGGGACGATCAGCGCGGTCGTCCAGGCCGTCGCAGGGAGCCGGGTTCGATTGGGCGTCCTTCCGTTGGGGACCTTCAATCATTTCGCCAAGGACCTTCACATTCCCACGGAGATGGCGGAAGCGGTCCGGACGATTGCGCGAGGGACCCCTTTTCGCATCGATGTGGGGGAGGTCAACGGCCGGGTCTTTATCAACAATGCCTCGATCGGATTTTATTCCCGCGTGGTTGAAAAACGGGATGAGATTCGCGAGCAGCTCGGATACCGGAAGTGGAGAGCGCTGCTGAAAGCGGGCCTGATTGTGTTTCGACGGTTTCCTTTGATTTCCGTCCGGGTGGAATCCCGGCAGGAGACGCGCGAATTTCGAACCCCGCTTCTTTTCATCGGAAACAATGAATATCCGATCACCCTCTTGAACCTGGGACAACGGACCGCCCTCGATCGTCGAACGCTCAGCATTTACGCCGTCCGAAGCGAGAGCCGCTTCGCGTTTGTCCTGCTGAGCCTTCGCGCCCTGCTGGGACGTCTCCATGCCGCCGGGGACTTTCACTCCTTTTTGGGTCGCTCGCTTTGGGTCGAAACCACCAAAAGGCGCCTCAAGATCGCGCTGGATGGAGAGGTCGCCTCGATGAAACCGCCGCTTCAGTTTCGAATCCGGGCCCAGGCGATCGAGGTGATGGTGCCGGAAGCGCAGGACTTCACCGCAGCGGTCGGCGCGGAGGGAAAGCGATGA
- a CDS encoding DNA topoisomerase VI subunit B — MAKKSNKQDPPKPESETSEPKPSPRAATPRTTLTAVEMGARQREISVAEFFTKNRHLLGFDSPRKAMLTCVKEAVDNALDACEEAGILPEVTVKLEIVSNDGTPPPASQATRFRITVIDNGPGIVRQQIPPIFAKLLYGSKFHRLRMSRGQQGIGISAAGMYGQLTTGRPVQIISRTGPKSPAHYFEVQIDTKKNEPRILEKKEVSWENPRGTAVTLEIEGRYQKGRASVDDYLEQTSIANPHVKLVYVTPEGETKEYPRKYNELPIPPREIKPHPYGIEFGMLLKMMHESKSRWLSGFLSSDFSRVSSKLAEEICKAAKLSPQMKPREVHGADAEALYKAIQSTKIMAPPTNCLSPIGENAILAGLYKQIKGEFYTAVSRPPAVYRGNPFVIEAGLAYGKAPEPEGKKAEEKKVPLAEGEDHEKDSELARVIRYANRVPLLYQQSACATFKGVLETSWRNYGISQSKGALPAGPMVIFVHMASVWVPFTSESKEAIADYDEIRKEITLALRECGRRLGSFLKRRERAKTEFRRRNIFELYIEEVVDACNRLKGGKLATEKLKEQLQKIALKRTGGEKTDAALGMTGEGPEGLPHSIIVTAEGVEGDAPVVNDGAPQAMPAPEGILKEGGAPEDEAVSEAGDAATAPKRSKGKVKPVAKASSVAKKPTTRKKK; from the coding sequence ATGGCGAAAAAGAGCAACAAACAAGACCCTCCCAAACCCGAATCCGAAACCTCCGAGCCCAAACCGAGCCCTCGCGCCGCGACGCCGAGAACCACCCTCACCGCTGTCGAGATGGGCGCGCGCCAGCGGGAAATTTCCGTCGCGGAGTTTTTCACCAAGAACCGGCACCTGCTCGGATTCGACTCCCCGCGAAAGGCAATGCTCACCTGCGTCAAAGAAGCGGTCGACAATGCGCTCGACGCCTGCGAGGAAGCGGGCATCCTTCCGGAGGTCACGGTCAAGCTGGAGATCGTCTCCAACGACGGGACCCCGCCCCCGGCGAGCCAGGCGACCCGTTTCCGGATTACGGTGATCGATAACGGCCCCGGAATTGTCCGACAGCAGATTCCGCCGATCTTCGCCAAGCTCCTCTACGGCTCCAAATTCCATCGCCTGCGGATGAGCCGCGGGCAGCAGGGGATCGGGATCTCGGCCGCCGGGATGTACGGCCAGTTGACGACCGGAAGACCGGTGCAAATTATCTCCCGGACCGGCCCGAAGAGTCCCGCCCATTATTTCGAAGTCCAAATCGATACCAAGAAGAACGAGCCGCGCATCTTGGAGAAAAAGGAGGTCAGCTGGGAGAACCCCCGCGGGACGGCGGTGACGCTGGAGATCGAAGGGCGATATCAGAAGGGACGGGCATCGGTCGACGATTATTTAGAGCAGACCTCCATCGCCAACCCGCACGTCAAGCTCGTCTATGTCACCCCAGAGGGGGAGACGAAAGAGTATCCCCGGAAGTACAACGAGCTTCCGATTCCGCCGCGCGAGATCAAACCGCATCCGTACGGCATCGAGTTCGGAATGCTCCTGAAGATGATGCACGAGAGCAAAAGCCGCTGGCTTTCGGGATTCCTCTCCAGCGATTTCAGCCGCGTCTCCTCGAAGCTGGCGGAAGAGATCTGCAAAGCGGCGAAGCTGTCGCCCCAGATGAAGCCGCGCGAGGTCCACGGCGCCGACGCCGAGGCGCTCTACAAGGCAATCCAGTCGACCAAAATCATGGCGCCGCCGACCAATTGCCTCTCGCCGATCGGCGAGAACGCGATCCTCGCCGGACTCTACAAGCAGATCAAGGGGGAGTTCTACACGGCGGTCAGCCGCCCCCCCGCGGTCTACCGCGGCAACCCCTTCGTGATCGAGGCGGGGCTTGCTTATGGAAAAGCCCCGGAACCGGAAGGGAAAAAAGCGGAAGAGAAAAAGGTCCCGCTGGCGGAAGGGGAGGATCACGAGAAGGACAGCGAGCTCGCCCGGGTGATCCGTTATGCGAACCGCGTCCCGCTCCTCTATCAGCAGTCGGCCTGCGCCACCTTCAAAGGGGTCCTCGAAACGTCTTGGAGAAATTATGGCATTTCTCAATCGAAGGGGGCGCTGCCGGCCGGACCGATGGTGATCTTTGTCCACATGGCGTCGGTCTGGGTGCCGTTCACCAGCGAATCAAAAGAAGCGATCGCCGACTACGACGAGATTCGAAAGGAGATCACCCTGGCCCTGCGCGAGTGCGGCCGTCGGCTCGGGAGCTTTTTGAAGCGGCGCGAGCGGGCCAAAACCGAATTCCGCCGGCGCAACATCTTCGAGCTCTACATCGAAGAGGTGGTCGATGCCTGCAACCGGCTCAAGGGAGGAAAACTCGCCACGGAGAAGCTCAAGGAGCAACTTCAGAAGATCGCGCTCAAGCGGACCGGCGGCGAGAAGACCGACGCGGCGCTTGGGATGACGGGAGAGGGGCCGGAAGGGCTTCCGCACTCGATCATCGTCACCGCCGAGGGGGTCGAAGGGGATGCGCCGGTGGTGAACGACGGCGCGCCGCAAGCGATGCCCGCGCCGGAGGGGATCCTCAAAGAGGGAGGGGCGCCGGAAGACGAAGCCGTGTCTGAAGCGGGAGACGCCGCCACGGCGCCGAAGCGCTCGAAGGGAAAGGTCAAACCGGTGGCGAAGGCGAGCAGCGTCGCGAAGAAACCGACAACGCGTAAAAAGAAATAG
- a CDS encoding phage Gp37/Gp68 family protein — protein sequence MATESHIEWTDTTWNPVTGCSKVSQGCKNCYAERLAHRLQAMGLHRYRNGFDVTLHEQAINEPFSWKKPRKVFVNSMSDLFHEEIPLEYIQRVFAVMAAVPRHTFQILTKRSDRLREVTGQLPWPSNVWMGVSVESSDMLFRVTDLETVPAAVRFLSCEPLLGPLSQIPLSHIHWVIVGGESGPGARPMEPPWVYEILHQCRAANVPFFFKQWGGVRKSRTGRVLNGRTYDEYPDKANALLVPV from the coding sequence ATGGCTACCGAATCACATATCGAGTGGACCGATACAACTTGGAACCCTGTAACTGGCTGTTCAAAAGTGAGCCAGGGCTGTAAGAATTGCTATGCTGAGAGGCTTGCCCATCGTCTACAGGCAATGGGACTGCACCGCTACCGAAACGGGTTTGACGTAACCCTGCACGAACAAGCAATTAATGAACCCTTCAGCTGGAAAAAACCGAGGAAGGTATTTGTAAATTCAATGAGTGATCTCTTTCACGAAGAGATTCCTCTTGAGTACATCCAACGTGTCTTCGCCGTTATGGCAGCTGTTCCACGGCACACATTTCAGATTCTGACGAAGCGCAGCGACCGATTGCGTGAAGTAACTGGGCAATTGCCGTGGCCTTCGAATGTTTGGATGGGAGTCAGCGTTGAAAGCAGCGATATGCTCTTCAGAGTCACCGACCTTGAAACCGTTCCAGCCGCTGTTAGATTCCTTTCTTGTGAACCTCTGTTAGGCCCACTGTCTCAAATTCCGCTCTCGCATATTCACTGGGTCATTGTCGGCGGTGAGTCAGGTCCAGGAGCGCGTCCGATGGAGCCACCATGGGTGTATGAAATACTCCATCAATGCCGCGCCGCAAATGTTCCTTTCTTCTTTAAACAGTGGGGTGGCGTTAGAAAATCACGGACCGGGCGTGTCCTGAACGGCCGCACGTATGATGAATATCCGGATAAGGCGAATGCATTGTTGGTACCTGTCTAA
- a CDS encoding DUF4157 domain-containing protein has translation MFDSVPRASGAEEQAAEAAETEVMSLDAGSRASWLDAAGRQSGAVSVDTGSEAQQRADAIDARAFTLSSRIYLGAEYKRGTPEGDGLLAHELTHARQQQAGPPRLAAAPKRPTAKQIKQFCAAAWIKCGKASNEKPQRIVGVRRDDKQAPTYPAPGLSKGKDKVWVEVPEKFSSKNLYVKVYLVKSDGTPIRGGKGIIWPGSKEKEQDVEVDRRAAEAVGPDTLAFIVDEEVDYFAKTTVSGKSFPVIEVAKVGKSVSVRLDVGDAEGASGTFYAKVTFGEGANPLVYKALHTGGGSSYRDFVLEDEQAYYRIGNLQDDVKKGKAFGIPLEKWPGK, from the coding sequence ATGTTCGACTCGGTCCCCCGCGCGAGCGGCGCGGAGGAGCAAGCGGCCGAGGCCGCCGAAACAGAGGTGATGTCGCTCGACGCAGGAAGTCGCGCTTCGTGGCTCGACGCCGCCGGCCGGCAGTCCGGCGCAGTCTCCGTAGACACCGGTAGCGAGGCACAACAAAGGGCTGATGCGATCGACGCCCGGGCCTTCACCCTTAGCAGCCGGATCTATTTGGGCGCAGAATACAAACGCGGCACACCGGAGGGAGACGGGCTGCTTGCGCACGAGCTGACCCACGCGCGGCAGCAGCAAGCAGGCCCCCCGCGGCTGGCCGCGGCGCCGAAGCGGCCGACGGCAAAACAGATCAAGCAATTCTGCGCGGCGGCGTGGATCAAGTGCGGCAAGGCCAGTAACGAGAAACCTCAACGCATCGTCGGGGTGCGGCGGGACGACAAACAGGCGCCGACCTACCCAGCACCGGGACTTTCCAAAGGCAAGGACAAGGTCTGGGTGGAAGTTCCCGAGAAATTCTCTTCGAAGAATCTCTATGTAAAAGTCTATTTGGTCAAGTCCGATGGGACCCCGATCCGGGGGGGCAAGGGGATTATCTGGCCCGGCAGCAAGGAGAAGGAGCAAGATGTCGAAGTGGACCGAAGGGCCGCCGAGGCGGTCGGGCCCGACACCCTCGCCTTCATCGTCGACGAGGAGGTCGACTACTTTGCGAAGACCACCGTCTCGGGTAAATCGTTCCCGGTGATCGAGGTTGCAAAAGTCGGGAAAAGTGTCTCTGTGCGTCTCGACGTCGGCGACGCCGAAGGGGCCAGCGGCACCTTTTACGCCAAGGTGACGTTCGGGGAAGGGGCGAATCCCCTCGTGTACAAGGCATTGCACACCGGGGGTGGAAGTTCTTACCGAGACTTCGTGCTCGAAGATGAGCAAGCGTATTACCGTATTGGAAACCTGCAGGACGACGTCAAAAAAGGAAAGGCGTTCGGAATCCCCCTCGAAAAGTGGCCGGGAAAGTAA
- a CDS encoding metallophosphoesterase, which produces MRTIAHLSDLHFGRHNPRVAEALLQDLWEIQPSLIAISGDLTQRARKREFQAACDFLKQAPTPYLSVPGNHDIPLENVFERFLSPFSRYQKYISEETAPTFVDPEFTVFGLNTAHPSRWKQGYLSHEQRRSLEARLRAAPARNFRILLCHHPVLVPPELSDLAGLTNPGSLLPILETGALDLILAGHLHRNFLTETISLDVGMKHSTLLVQAGTAISTRERGEANAYTLITLNPGEILMTVRVWDNQKFHTSIVTTYRKTGNNWVHAATSPTPS; this is translated from the coding sequence ATGAGGACCATCGCACATCTTTCGGATCTTCACTTCGGCCGGCACAATCCTCGGGTGGCCGAAGCGCTTCTTCAAGACTTGTGGGAGATCCAACCCTCTCTCATCGCAATCAGCGGAGACCTGACGCAGCGGGCGCGGAAAAGAGAATTTCAGGCCGCCTGCGACTTTCTAAAGCAAGCTCCAACGCCGTACCTCTCGGTCCCGGGGAACCATGACATCCCTTTGGAAAATGTTTTTGAGCGCTTTCTCTCTCCTTTCAGTCGATATCAAAAATATATCTCCGAGGAAACGGCCCCCACCTTTGTCGACCCGGAGTTCACGGTCTTCGGTCTGAACACCGCGCACCCGAGCCGCTGGAAACAGGGTTATCTTTCGCATGAGCAGCGTCGCTCGCTCGAAGCGCGGCTTCGTGCCGCTCCGGCCCGGAATTTCAGGATCCTGCTCTGTCATCATCCGGTCCTGGTTCCGCCGGAGCTCAGCGACCTGGCGGGACTCACCAACCCCGGAAGCCTCCTGCCGATCCTCGAAACGGGTGCGCTCGATCTGATTCTGGCGGGACATCTTCACCGGAATTTCCTGACGGAAACGATCAGCCTGGACGTCGGGATGAAACATTCGACCCTTCTGGTTCAGGCCGGAACCGCCATTTCGACCCGGGAGCGGGGCGAGGCCAACGCCTATACCCTAATCACCCTCAACCCCGGCGAGATCCTCATGACGGTCCGGGTCTGGGATAATCAAAAATTCCATACCTCGATCGTCACGACCTATCGAAAAACCGGCAACAACTGGGTGCATGCCGCGACGTCGCCGACACCCTCCTAG
- a CDS encoding gluconokinase, GntK/IdnK-type produces the protein MVIILFGVTGAGKTTIGQLLAKELGWDFYDADAFHSPDHVEKLRQGLPLSDADRQPWLAALRKAIREWIQRGENAVLACSALKKSYRQSLQVSDAVRWVYLKGDPALIKNRLEERSDHFMSPALLDSQFETLEEPWGDDVVVVDVNKSPSKIVREIRSTVKI, from the coding sequence ATGGTCATCATTCTTTTTGGCGTCACCGGAGCGGGGAAAACCACCATCGGCCAGTTGCTTGCAAAAGAATTGGGCTGGGACTTCTATGACGCCGATGCGTTTCACTCTCCCGACCATGTGGAAAAGCTGCGGCAGGGCCTTCCGCTCAGCGACGCCGATCGGCAACCTTGGCTGGCAGCCTTGCGCAAGGCGATCCGCGAATGGATTCAACGCGGAGAGAATGCCGTGCTCGCCTGTTCGGCGCTGAAAAAATCGTATCGCCAATCGTTGCAGGTGAGTGATGCCGTTCGGTGGGTCTATTTGAAAGGAGACCCGGCCCTGATCAAGAACCGCCTTGAGGAGCGATCCGACCACTTCATGAGTCCCGCCTTACTCGACAGCCAATTCGAGACCCTGGAAGAACCCTGGGGCGACGACGTGGTCGTCGTCGATGTAAATAAAAGTCCGAGCAAGATTGTAAGAGAAATTCGAAGTACAGTGAAGATTTAA
- the tcmP gene encoding three-Cys-motif partner protein TcmP, protein MIKSSDANIFLREWCEQTNWKKNRAVVFLDPYGMQVDWSTIEKIAATEAIDLWILYPLGQAVNRLLKREGPPTGGWADRLTRFFGSEEWKTRFYKLSPQETLFGDSSLEKGADFDSLGNYFLERLGTVFTAVAKNTLALRNSKGVPLFLLCFAAGNPKGAKTAVGIANDILKNKG, encoded by the coding sequence TTGATAAAATCTTCCGATGCAAACATATTTCTTCGGGAATGGTGTGAACAAACGAACTGGAAAAAGAACCGCGCTGTCGTTTTTCTTGATCCATACGGGATGCAGGTCGATTGGTCGACGATTGAAAAGATCGCCGCTACTGAGGCAATTGATCTTTGGATTCTTTATCCTTTGGGTCAAGCAGTAAACCGACTCCTCAAGCGTGAAGGTCCTCCAACGGGCGGCTGGGCAGACCGGCTTACTCGCTTTTTCGGCTCCGAAGAATGGAAGACACGGTTCTATAAGCTCTCTCCTCAAGAAACTCTGTTTGGAGACTCGTCTCTTGAAAAAGGGGCGGATTTCGATTCTCTTGGAAATTACTTCCTCGAACGGCTTGGGACGGTTTTCACCGCGGTGGCAAAAAATACACTTGCTCTCCGGAATTCCAAGGGAGTTCCGCTCTTTTTGTTATGTTTTGCTGCAGGGAATCCGAAGGGCGCAAAGACCGCTGTTGGCATTGCAAATGATATTTTGAAAAATAAGGGGTAG
- the tcmP gene encoding three-Cys-motif partner protein TcmP: MAQRFGGDWTEEKLERLRKYLQAYTKIFKTNPQARHFRITYVDAFAGSGSRTEKQPHSEDINPLFAEAEATETENFFKGSTRIALETEPPFEEYIFVERDAQCRETLEHSVNSSPIYMTVF; encoded by the coding sequence GTGGCGCAACGATTTGGCGGGGATTGGACTGAAGAGAAACTCGAACGCCTCCGAAAATATTTACAAGCCTATACGAAGATTTTTAAAACGAACCCCCAAGCAAGGCATTTTCGGATCACATACGTAGATGCCTTTGCCGGCTCTGGCAGCCGAACAGAGAAGCAACCGCACTCCGAAGACATCAACCCGCTCTTTGCTGAAGCAGAAGCAACTGAGACTGAAAACTTTTTTAAGGGTAGCACGCGAATAGCCCTAGAGACCGAGCCCCCATTCGAGGAATATATTTTTGTCGAGAGGGATGCTCAGTGCAGAGAAACACTTGAGCACTCCGTGAACAGTTCCCCAATTTACATGACCGTATTTTGA
- a CDS encoding DUF4157 domain-containing protein, with translation MHTFGPHQKQNHLPQSARSKMQAQTTFTHNAARHTVPQLQHTIGNQALQRLLQTNAAPPQIQPKLNVSTPADRSEQEADRAADQLMQSQGPRERWQTEPAREDHTGETAVPSSVREAVSSPGRPLDAATRGWMASRFGEDFGHVRVHTDDRAAVSARTLGARAYTVGSDLFFEAGEYAPATAAGKRLLAHELAHVVQQRASHTDRVQRQPKPSQKVPPGPGELTVQEYEAWAKKHPQREVRAGGDYEAAVIFARYKPQWFWDRGYLYAGYGGNFPYYWWEVWISDEGKGKEFRVWHTTDWQGTQKGTPPKLPPAPKKELPEPRTVVVEGTENWPTKIPLDTDLEDLFGLDVAEREGVTPFGKGLMVRYQNGAVAIFPEGTTERYIVRPLPPPNLGYLMYDKDGKLISDVVMSYPDDTFPDPKKDAIK, from the coding sequence ATGCACACCTTCGGACCTCATCAGAAACAAAATCATCTGCCCCAGTCTGCACGCTCCAAAATGCAGGCTCAAACTACCTTCACACACAATGCAGCAAGGCATACCGTTCCACAGTTACAACACACCATCGGCAACCAAGCCCTCCAACGTTTGCTCCAAACCAATGCGGCGCCTCCCCAGATCCAACCCAAATTGAACGTCAGCACACCGGCAGATCGGTCTGAGCAGGAAGCAGACCGCGCAGCCGATCAGCTGATGCAGTCACAAGGCCCTCGCGAACGATGGCAAACAGAGCCGGCCCGGGAAGACCATACCGGCGAGACGGCGGTGCCGTCCTCTGTCCGGGAGGCCGTCTCCTCCCCCGGACGGCCGCTCGATGCGGCGACGCGCGGGTGGATGGCGTCCCGCTTCGGTGAAGACTTCGGCCATGTGCGGGTCCATACGGACGACCGGGCGGCGGTATCGGCGCGCACATTGGGAGCACGGGCCTACACCGTCGGCTCGGATCTATTTTTTGAAGCAGGCGAATATGCCCCCGCTACAGCCGCGGGAAAGCGCTTGCTTGCGCATGAGCTGGCGCACGTGGTGCAGCAGCGCGCCTCTCATACCGATCGGGTTCAACGGCAACCGAAGCCCTCCCAGAAAGTCCCGCCCGGTCCGGGCGAGCTGACGGTGCAGGAGTACGAGGCGTGGGCGAAGAAACACCCGCAACGGGAGGTTCGGGCGGGGGGCGATTATGAAGCGGCTGTGATTTTTGCGCGATACAAGCCGCAATGGTTTTGGGATCGCGGCTATCTCTATGCCGGGTATGGCGGGAACTTTCCCTACTATTGGTGGGAGGTCTGGATCAGCGACGAGGGGAAGGGCAAGGAATTTCGGGTCTGGCACACGACCGACTGGCAGGGAACACAGAAGGGGACACCCCCCAAACTACCCCCCGCGCCGAAGAAAGAACTTCCTGAGCCCCGCACCGTGGTCGTTGAAGGGACGGAGAATTGGCCGACGAAAATTCCCTTGGACACCGACCTGGAAGATCTCTTCGGTCTGGACGTCGCAGAGCGGGAGGGGGTCACCCCCTTCGGCAAGGGGCTGATGGTTCGCTACCAGAACGGGGCGGTCGCTATCTTCCCGGAGGGAACGACCGAGCGGTACATCGTCCGCCCCCTTCCCCCGCCAAACCTCGGCTACCTGATGTACGATAAAGACGGCAAGCTGATCAGCGATGTCGTGATGTCCTATCCGGACGACACCTTCCCCGATCCCAAAAAAGACGCCATCAAGTAA